Proteins encoded together in one Deinococcus irradiatisoli window:
- a CDS encoding ATP-binding protein, which produces MSSAPFSVRSAAAPIRRWRWPLSRLGIGGRLVALHLLILCVLTALLTAIEVGHLSRQARTELGERALNASRLVAQFPAVIECARRGEQNPALNAFVNALRRDVGADYIVVGERHGIRLAHPTPDRLGRPMEGGDNEGPLSGDEIISVARGSLGLAVRGKVPIFSGHEIVGVVSTGFLMPQVRALAQQAFLELLPWFVLALAFGTLGAVLIARRLRREILGLEPEQIAALVQEHQAVLSALGEGVLALGPGGEITLASARAEAALKLRGQRPQLAEVWPAAAQLTPARRHNLELALNDLSVLVNTEPLPSGGQVLTFRERSEALRLAEELTQVRSLVDVLRAQGHEYANHLHVISGLLQLGHVDEAREALHQQIEADADFRELTRELQVPRVAALLFGQRERAQELGVTFKVEGESNLSRRWERHSGALVTILGNLIQNAFEALEGRAGEVTVSIGEDPDGLQIEVQDSGPGLDAAVQQQIFERGVSGKGEGRGHGLANVRARVDELGGQVRVFRRGKATVFQVSAPPVDPA; this is translated from the coding sequence ATGTCGAGTGCGCCTTTTTCCGTTCGTTCTGCCGCCGCCCCGATTCGGCGCTGGCGCTGGCCGCTGTCGCGGCTGGGCATCGGCGGGCGGCTGGTGGCGCTGCATCTGCTGATTCTGTGCGTGCTGACGGCCCTGCTGACCGCCATCGAGGTGGGCCACCTCTCGCGGCAGGCCCGCACCGAGCTCGGGGAGCGGGCGCTGAACGCTTCGCGGCTGGTGGCGCAGTTTCCGGCGGTGATCGAGTGCGCGCGCCGGGGCGAACAGAACCCGGCCCTCAACGCCTTCGTCAACGCGCTGCGGCGCGATGTCGGTGCCGATTACATCGTGGTGGGCGAGCGCCACGGCATTCGGCTGGCCCACCCCACGCCCGACCGGCTGGGCCGACCGATGGAAGGCGGCGACAACGAGGGGCCGCTGTCGGGCGACGAGATCATCAGCGTGGCGCGCGGTTCGCTGGGGCTGGCGGTGCGCGGCAAGGTGCCGATTTTCTCCGGCCACGAAATCGTCGGGGTGGTGTCCACCGGCTTTCTAATGCCGCAGGTGCGGGCGCTGGCGCAGCAGGCCTTTCTCGAACTGCTGCCCTGGTTCGTGCTGGCGCTGGCCTTCGGCACGCTGGGCGCGGTGCTGATCGCCCGGCGGCTGCGCCGCGAGATCCTGGGCCTGGAACCCGAGCAGATCGCGGCGCTGGTGCAGGAGCATCAAGCGGTGCTCTCGGCGCTGGGCGAGGGGGTGCTGGCCCTGGGGCCGGGCGGCGAGATCACGCTGGCGAGTGCCCGGGCAGAAGCGGCGCTCAAACTGCGCGGTCAGCGCCCGCAGCTCGCCGAGGTGTGGCCGGCCGCCGCGCAGCTCACGCCCGCCCGGCGGCACAACCTCGAACTGGCGCTGAATGACCTCAGCGTGCTGGTCAACACCGAGCCGTTGCCAAGCGGCGGGCAGGTGCTGACTTTCCGCGAGCGCAGCGAAGCGCTGCGGCTGGCCGAGGAACTCACCCAGGTGCGCTCGCTGGTGGACGTACTGCGGGCCCAGGGCCACGAGTACGCCAACCACCTGCACGTCATTTCCGGCCTGCTGCAACTCGGCCACGTGGACGAAGCCCGGGAAGCCCTGCATCAGCAGATCGAGGCCGACGCCGACTTTCGCGAACTGACCCGCGAGTTGCAGGTGCCCAGGGTGGCCGCGCTGCTATTCGGGCAGCGCGAGCGGGCGCAGGAACTCGGCGTGACGTTCAAAGTAGAAGGCGAATCCAACCTCTCGCGGCGCTGGGAGCGGCATTCCGGCGCGCTGGTCACCATTCTGGGCAACCTGATTCAGAACGCCTTCGAAGCGCTGGAGGGCCGGGCCGGCGAAGTCACGGTGTCGATCGGCGAGGACCCCGACGGCCTTCAGATCGAGGTGCAAGACAGCGGCCCCGGCCTGGACGCGGCCGTGCAGCAGCAGATCTTCGAGCGAGGAGTCTCGGGCAAGGGCGAGGGCCGAGGTCACGGCCTGGCGAACGTGCGGGCGCGGGTCGACGAACTCGGCGGTCAGGTGCGGGTATTCCGGCGCGGCAAGGCCACCGTGTTTCAGGTGAGCGCGCCGCCGGTGGACCCGGCGTGA
- a CDS encoding response regulator → MSAGPLVRVLLVEDDVRVARVNREWLERDEAVHVIGTAATCAQAHELLRALKPDLVLLDVHLPDGSGAELLRAWRTAGEWVNVVMVTAAGDEATVRATLAFGVLDYLIKPFGGSRLAEAVARHRLRARFSQGRFTQADLDRFRGVAASEEALPKGVDAHTLERVAAALLSALPEALSAEDLGSRVGLSRVTAWRYLEFLVRSGQAELAHLYGAAGRPAKLYRART, encoded by the coding sequence ATGTCGGCCGGGCCGTTGGTGCGGGTGCTGTTGGTCGAGGACGACGTGCGGGTGGCCCGCGTCAACCGCGAGTGGCTGGAGCGCGACGAGGCCGTGCACGTGATCGGCACCGCCGCCACCTGCGCCCAGGCCCACGAACTGCTGCGGGCTTTGAAGCCCGACCTGGTGCTGCTCGACGTGCATCTGCCGGACGGCAGCGGCGCCGAATTACTGCGGGCGTGGCGAACGGCGGGCGAGTGGGTCAATGTGGTGATGGTCACGGCGGCCGGCGACGAGGCCACTGTGCGCGCCACCCTGGCCTTCGGGGTGCTCGATTACCTGATCAAGCCGTTCGGCGGCTCGCGGCTGGCCGAAGCGGTGGCCCGGCACCGGCTGCGGGCACGCTTCTCGCAGGGCCGCTTCACCCAGGCCGATCTCGACCGCTTCCGGGGGGTGGCGGCCAGCGAGGAAGCGCTCCCCAAGGGGGTGGACGCCCACACCCTCGAGCGGGTGGCGGCGGCGCTGCTGAGCGCCCTACCCGAAGCGCTCAGCGCCGAGGACCTGGGCAGCCGGGTGGGCCTGAGCCGCGTGACCGCCTGGCGCTACCTGGAGTTCCTGGTTCGCAGCGGTCAAGCTGAACTGGCCCACCTCTACGGCGCGGCGGGGCGGCCTGCCAAGCTCTACCGGGCGCGAACGTGA
- a CDS encoding RecQ family zinc-binding domain-containing protein has product MTATAYHVGAEAVQRAFMADQLDVIMATTALGMGIDKPNVRFVCHLDRDGSLDADTQEIRQARWEGEARRPHCFFHPAIFTCASRTRAGSGANGPQPAGSCERSGSAAGPGSHRYPPDVVAEATLAHERRRAFERSQLEMLRGYAETPGCRQAFLLYCDEAYTPPCHRCDNCEAGQRAEVPGQAKRRGPSRSAAGWFTGRSAKVRSSTKRTTRSRCC; this is encoded by the coding sequence TTGACGGCGACGGCTTACCACGTCGGGGCAGAAGCAGTCCAGAGGGCGTTCATGGCCGATCAACTGGACGTGATCATGGCGACCACCGCCTTAGGGATGGGCATCGACAAACCGAACGTGCGCTTTGTATGCCACCTCGACCGCGATGGTTCGCTCGACGCCGACACCCAGGAGATCAGGCAGGCCAGATGGGAAGGCGAAGCGCGCAGGCCACACTGTTTTTTTCACCCGGCGATCTTCACTTGCGCCTCTCGCACACGAGCGGGCTCGGGTGCGAATGGTCCTCAGCCTGCTGGAAGCTGTGAGCGCTCTGGAAGTGCTGCCGGGCCGGGAAGTCATCGCTACCCGCCGGACGTGGTGGCCGAGGCCACCCTGGCGCATGAACGCCGCCGCGCCTTCGAGCGTTCGCAGCTGGAGATGCTGCGCGGCTACGCCGAGACGCCGGGGTGCCGCCAGGCCTTTTTGCTGTATTGCGATGAAGCGTACACGCCGCCCTGCCACCGCTGCGACAACTGCGAGGCGGGCCAGAGAGCGGAGGTGCCCGGGCAAGCGAAGCGTCGCGGCCCTTCCCGATCGGCAGCCGGGTGGTTCACGGGACGTTCAGCGAAGGTCAGGTCAAGCACTAAGAGGACGACAAGATCACGGTGCTGTTGA
- a CDS encoding WGxxGxxG-CTERM domain-containing protein → MAAAQDTTDTTTTDTTTNTTLDPNGDGVVDTNNNGTADTREFPWGLLGLIGLAGLAGLNRRPPPVVRTDNERTVGR, encoded by the coding sequence ATGGCTGCTGCCCAGGACACCACCGATACGACCACCACCGACACTACGACCAACACCACGCTCGATCCCAACGGCGACGGTGTGGTCGACACCAACAATAATGGCACTGCCGATACCCGTGAATTTCCCTGGGGTCTTCTGGGCCTGATCGGCCTGGCCGGCTTGGCCGGGCTCAACCGCCGCCCGCCCCCGGTGGTCCGCACCGACAACGAGCGGACCGTCGGGCGCTGA
- a CDS encoding SRPBCC family protein — protein sequence MTMESNTKDQQRLITGAAGGALALIGLLRRGPLGFLMMAAGGFLIFRAAGGSQMVNQVTGGGPTSSKPIFVEHSVVIDRPAQSVYDYWRKLENLPQIMSHLETVTVLDERRSRWVAKAPLGTHVEWEAEIVNDKPGERIGWHSLPGATVDNAGSVQFESMPGGTSTRLHVALSYRPPAGPLGAAVAKIFGEEPSQQIAEDLQKFKQSFEAQSKN from the coding sequence ATGACCATGGAATCCAACACCAAAGACCAGCAGCGCCTGATTACCGGTGCGGCCGGCGGCGCTCTGGCCCTGATCGGGCTGCTCAGGCGCGGCCCGCTCGGCTTTCTGATGATGGCGGCCGGCGGGTTCCTGATCTTCAGGGCGGCCGGCGGCTCGCAGATGGTCAACCAGGTGACCGGCGGCGGCCCAACCAGCAGCAAGCCGATTTTCGTCGAGCACAGCGTCGTGATCGACCGCCCGGCGCAGAGCGTCTATGACTACTGGCGCAAGCTCGAAAACCTGCCGCAGATCATGAGCCACCTCGAAACCGTCACGGTGCTCGACGAGCGCCGCAGCCGCTGGGTCGCCAAAGCGCCGCTGGGCACCCACGTCGAGTGGGAAGCCGAGATCGTCAACGACAAGCCCGGTGAGCGCATCGGCTGGCACAGCCTGCCCGGCGCCACGGTGGACAATGCCGGCAGCGTGCAGTTCGAAAGCATGCCCGGCGGGACCAGTACCCGTCTGCACGTGGCGCTGAGCTACCGTCCGCCGGCCGGCCCGCTGGGCGCCGCCGTCGCCAAGATCTTCGGCGAGGAGCCCAGCCAGCAGATCGCCGAGGACCTGCAAAAATTTAAGCAGAGCTTCGAGGCCCAGAGCAAGAACTGA
- a CDS encoding DMT family transporter: MTPAAPSSRLDALSLGAIGITLLFWASAFAGIRAGLTAFSPGHLTLYRFLVAAVVLGGYAAATRMPLPPRRDPLRIFGLSFCGITLYHILLNYGELSVPAGTASLIIAAGPVITALIATRFAGEKLTALGWLGTVISFAGVALIVLGRGQSLSFTGGAVLILLAAFFTSVYFVFQRPLLRRMPPLNFTVWSLLLGTLPMLVFMPGFAGQLRAAPLGAHLSVIYLGIFPSALSYLTWTFALSRVSASTTTSFLFVSPVLATLIAWLWLGEVPGLTSLIGGSVALCGVLLVNTLGRPSAPARRPAT, encoded by the coding sequence ATGACGCCTGCGGCTCCTTCATCCCGCCTCGATGCCCTCAGCCTGGGAGCGATTGGCATCACCCTGCTGTTCTGGGCCTCGGCGTTTGCCGGCATCCGGGCGGGCCTGACCGCCTTCTCGCCGGGGCACCTGACCCTCTACCGCTTTCTGGTGGCGGCCGTGGTCCTGGGCGGCTACGCTGCGGCGACCCGCATGCCGCTGCCGCCCCGCCGCGACCCCTTAAGGATCTTCGGGCTGTCGTTTTGCGGCATCACGCTGTATCACATCCTCCTCAACTACGGCGAACTGAGCGTGCCAGCCGGCACCGCCAGTCTGATCATCGCGGCGGGGCCGGTCATCACGGCCCTGATCGCCACCCGCTTTGCCGGCGAGAAGCTGACCGCGCTCGGCTGGCTCGGCACCGTGATCAGCTTTGCCGGGGTGGCGTTGATCGTGCTGGGGCGCGGCCAGAGCCTGTCGTTTACCGGCGGAGCGGTGCTGATCCTGCTGGCGGCCTTTTTCACCAGCGTGTACTTCGTGTTTCAGCGGCCGCTGCTGCGGCGCATGCCGCCGCTCAACTTCACGGTCTGGAGTCTGCTGCTCGGCACGCTGCCGATGCTGGTGTTCATGCCGGGCTTTGCCGGGCAGCTGCGCGCCGCGCCGCTCGGCGCCCACCTGTCGGTGATCTACCTGGGCATCTTTCCCTCAGCGCTGTCGTACCTGACCTGGACCTTTGCCCTCTCGCGGGTCAGTGCCAGCACCACCACCAGCTTTCTGTTCGTCAGCCCGGTGCTGGCCACCCTGATCGCCTGGCTGTGGCTGGGCGAAGTGCCGGGCCTGACCTCGCTGATCGGCGGATCGGTGGCCCTGTGCGGCGTGCTGCTGGTCAACACCCTGGGCCGCCCCAGCGCGCCGGCCAGGCGACCGGCCACATGA
- a CDS encoding ABC transporter permease subunit — translation MKRQAELERPVPGAAAIELSGVRLRLGGREVLSGVDLAVRRGEFLAIIGASGGGKSTLLRVISGLLTAEAGQVAVRGRPAYVFQDDRLLPWRSALRNVSLPCELGAGGPLTPGEALALVGMSPYAQYLPAQLSGGMRARVGLARALAQSGDILLLDEPFAALDALVRERFNDELRHLHEKTGQTTLLVTHSIREAVLLADRVAVLRGGRVVAVLETRGQGRLSAYTEGIEAELRGLLGAGDSTQNWSPPQRVRSRTEWLPLLALALGLLIWQGLAVKVNTDYLLPTPVRVWSEFWAHHAELLGQLGYTARVALLGALLGGSVGVVLGYPMARLLWLERFLSPLLIASQSTPTIVLAPVLFLWLGFGVLPGIIVSALTAFYPLLVSTLVGVREVDCTYQELFSTLRATPVQRLLHLELPGALPVMLGGLRLSLSLALIGAVVWEFTSNEPGLGYAINQARAYSQTPRAFAAIVLLVLLGVTLYSAVTWLERREQRRRGR, via the coding sequence ATGAAGCGGCAGGCAGAACTGGAGCGGCCCGTTCCCGGCGCGGCGGCCATCGAACTCAGCGGCGTGCGGCTGCGTCTCGGCGGGCGCGAGGTGCTCAGCGGCGTGGACCTGGCGGTGCGCCGGGGCGAATTCCTGGCGATCATCGGCGCTTCCGGCGGTGGAAAGAGCACCCTGCTGCGCGTTATTTCCGGGCTGCTCACCGCCGAGGCCGGACAGGTGGCGGTGCGGGGGCGGCCCGCCTACGTCTTTCAGGACGACCGGCTGCTGCCCTGGCGAAGCGCCCTCAGGAACGTCTCGCTGCCGTGCGAACTCGGCGCCGGCGGCCCGCTGACGCCCGGCGAAGCGCTGGCGCTGGTGGGCATGTCGCCGTATGCCCAGTACCTGCCGGCGCAGCTTTCCGGCGGCATGCGGGCACGGGTGGGCCTGGCCCGGGCGCTGGCGCAGTCCGGCGACATCCTGCTGCTCGACGAGCCGTTCGCGGCCCTCGACGCGCTGGTGCGCGAACGCTTCAACGACGAGCTGCGCCACCTGCACGAGAAGACCGGCCAGACCACCCTGCTGGTGACCCACTCGATCCGCGAGGCGGTGCTGCTGGCCGACCGGGTGGCGGTGCTGCGCGGCGGGCGGGTGGTGGCGGTGCTGGAAACGCGCGGTCAGGGCCGCCTGAGCGCCTACACCGAGGGCATCGAGGCCGAGCTGCGCGGCCTGCTGGGGGCCGGCGACAGCACCCAGAACTGGTCGCCGCCGCAGCGCGTTCGCAGCCGCACCGAGTGGCTGCCGCTGCTGGCGCTGGCGCTGGGTTTGCTGATCTGGCAGGGGCTGGCCGTCAAAGTCAACACCGACTACCTGCTGCCCACCCCGGTCAGGGTCTGGAGCGAGTTCTGGGCGCACCACGCCGAACTGCTGGGCCAGCTCGGCTACACCGCCCGCGTGGCGCTGCTGGGGGCGCTGCTGGGCGGCAGCGTGGGCGTGGTACTCGGCTATCCGATGGCGCGGCTGCTGTGGCTGGAGCGCTTCCTGAGCCCGCTGCTGATCGCCAGCCAGAGCACGCCGACCATCGTGCTGGCCCCAGTGCTGTTCTTGTGGCTGGGCTTCGGGGTGCTCCCGGGCATCATCGTGAGCGCCCTGACGGCGTTTTATCCGCTGCTGGTCTCCACCCTGGTGGGGGTGCGCGAGGTGGACTGTACCTACCAGGAACTCTTCAGCACCCTGCGGGCCACGCCGGTGCAGCGCCTCCTTCACCTGGAGTTGCCGGGAGCCTTGCCGGTGATGCTCGGCGGCCTGCGCCTCTCGCTGAGCCTGGCCCTGATCGGTGCGGTGGTATGGGAATTTACCAGCAACGAACCGGGCCTGGGCTACGCCATCAACCAGGCACGGGCCTATTCACAGACGCCGCGCGCTTTTGCGGCCATCGTGCTGCTGGTGCTGCTGGGGGTCACACTGTACAGCGCGGTTACTTGGCTGGAACGCCGCGAGCAGCGTCGGCGCGGCCGCTGA
- the truA gene encoding tRNA pseudouridine(38-40) synthase TruA, which produces MFGESAGGEQSAAGQRYRPPEGFGRWRLELSWNGAGFVGWQSQPGQRSVQDSLWAALQALATAPEDVARPVAAGRTDAGVHAEAMTTHVDVRAGQLRPPPHRLARAINAHLPPDVAVTRFSPAAPGFHARFSCLQRAYVYRVVRAEQRLPLWEGRALRRSGPLDVTAMRLAAASLLGEHDFAAFATQEERQTVRRLDRLEIVEDGPLLEFQVAGESFLRHMVRGLIGTLLRVGEGQQRPEAVVGILASRQRSQAGANVPAHGLYFSGAVYSDTPMLPEASTKNPV; this is translated from the coding sequence ATGTTTGGTGAAAGTGCGGGCGGAGAACAAAGCGCGGCGGGCCAGCGTTACCGCCCGCCCGAGGGCTTCGGGCGCTGGCGCCTGGAACTCAGCTGGAACGGCGCGGGATTTGTCGGCTGGCAGTCGCAGCCGGGCCAGCGCAGCGTGCAGGACAGCCTCTGGGCCGCGCTGCAAGCCCTCGCCACGGCGCCGGAGGACGTTGCCCGGCCGGTGGCGGCGGGACGCACCGACGCGGGCGTTCACGCCGAGGCGATGACGACGCATGTGGACGTGCGGGCCGGCCAGCTGCGGCCGCCGCCCCACCGACTGGCGCGGGCCATCAACGCTCACCTGCCGCCGGACGTGGCGGTGACGCGCTTTTCTCCGGCCGCGCCTGGCTTTCACGCCCGCTTTTCCTGCCTTCAGCGGGCTTACGTCTACCGGGTGGTGCGCGCCGAGCAGCGCCTGCCGCTGTGGGAAGGCCGGGCGCTGCGCCGCAGCGGGCCGCTGGACGTGACGGCCATGCGCCTGGCCGCCGCTTCCCTGCTGGGCGAGCACGATTTCGCCGCCTTCGCCACCCAGGAGGAGCGCCAGACGGTGCGGCGGCTCGACCGGCTGGAGATCGTCGAGGACGGCCCCCTGCTCGAATTTCAGGTGGCGGGGGAGAGCTTCTTGCGCCACATGGTGCGCGGCCTGATCGGCACCCTCCTGCGGGTGGGCGAAGGTCAGCAGCGCCCTGAGGCGGTGGTGGGCATCCTGGCCTCGCGGCAGCGCTCGCAGGCGGGGGCCAACGTGCCGGCTCACGGGCTGTATTTCAGCGGCGCGGTTTATTCCGACACGCCGATGTTGCCTGAAGCATCAACAAAAAACCCCGTCTGA
- a CDS encoding peptidoglycan DD-metalloendopeptidase family protein: MSLAVKPRPTRRAAPKFSRLIVAAALLPTLLWCPAQAAGSYRVQSGDNLTVIARRYGLTVAQLRAANPQLGNPSALRASATLHLPDAHKPATSHRVRSGENLSGIAAQYHLSLGQLIRANSGLSASKLVQIGKLLYIPARRVVTAAKVKSAPARAHRSGAVVRAASVRPPSGSSWLWPVQGWISSGFGERSLDGDSEMHYGLDIVVPENTAVRAARAGKVIESRADFARGWGWTIIVDHGDGWKTRYAHLSRNLARVGDTVVRGQIIARSGNSGRSTGPHLHYGTYLWDVPKNPLSLMD, from the coding sequence GTGAGCCTCGCAGTCAAACCCCGTCCGACGCGCCGAGCGGCCCCGAAGTTCTCCCGGTTGATCGTCGCCGCCGCGCTGCTGCCGACGCTGCTGTGGTGTCCCGCGCAGGCGGCCGGCAGCTACCGGGTCCAGAGCGGCGACAACCTGACCGTGATCGCCCGGCGCTACGGCCTGACGGTGGCGCAGCTGCGCGCCGCCAATCCGCAACTGGGCAACCCCAGCGCGCTGCGGGCCAGCGCCACCCTGCACCTGCCCGACGCCCACAAGCCGGCCACCAGCCACCGGGTCCGGAGCGGCGAGAACCTCAGCGGCATCGCCGCCCAGTACCACCTCAGCCTGGGTCAGCTGATCAGGGCCAATTCCGGCCTGAGCGCCAGCAAACTGGTGCAGATCGGCAAGCTGCTCTATATCCCAGCCCGGCGGGTGGTCACAGCGGCCAAAGTCAAATCGGCTCCGGCCCGGGCGCACCGCTCGGGCGCGGTGGTGCGCGCCGCCAGCGTGCGTCCGCCGTCCGGGAGCAGCTGGCTGTGGCCGGTGCAGGGCTGGATCAGCAGCGGCTTCGGCGAGCGCAGCCTCGACGGCGACAGCGAAATGCACTACGGCCTGGACATCGTGGTGCCAGAGAACACGGCGGTGCGGGCGGCGAGGGCCGGCAAGGTCATCGAGTCGCGGGCCGACTTCGCGCGCGGCTGGGGCTGGACCATCATCGTGGACCACGGCGACGGCTGGAAGACCCGCTACGCCCACCTCAGCCGCAATCTCGCCCGGGTGGGCGACACGGTGGTGCGCGGCCAGATCATCGCCCGCAGCGGCAACAGCGGGCGCTCCACCGGGCCGCACCTGCACTACGGCACCTACCTGTGGGACGTGCCGAAAAATCCGCTCTCGCTGATGGACTGA
- the lipB gene encoding lipoyl(octanoyl) transferase LipB has translation MTDASSPSSFQVLDLGLMDYHAAWDLQKQHHARVAQGGQPTLLLVEHPAVLTLGRKAAGGENIVVTREYLAAQGIQVYEIERGGDVTYHGPGQLVMYAIFPVGRKVRDFLRLLEQATLRILDLAGLHDARPNPGYAGVYIPDREINGLARHQKIASIGVAIKRHVALHGVGLNVATHLDHFDLIVPCGLSDIQMTSIEREYQLRGLGAAPDMEAVKRAAAQAFTEVFADYDWTLPALPPHPAPQPLIPAVGGPA, from the coding sequence ATGACGGACGCTTCGTCCCCTTCCTCCTTTCAAGTGCTCGACCTCGGCCTGATGGACTACCACGCGGCCTGGGACCTGCAAAAGCAGCACCATGCGCGGGTGGCGCAGGGCGGTCAGCCCACCCTGCTGCTGGTCGAGCACCCGGCCGTGCTGACGCTGGGCCGCAAAGCGGCGGGCGGCGAGAACATCGTCGTGACCCGCGAATATCTGGCGGCGCAGGGCATCCAGGTGTACGAGATCGAGCGCGGCGGTGACGTGACCTACCACGGCCCCGGACAGCTGGTGATGTACGCGATTTTTCCGGTGGGCCGCAAGGTGCGCGATTTTTTGCGGCTCCTGGAACAGGCCACCCTGCGGATTCTGGACCTCGCCGGCCTGCACGACGCCCGCCCCAACCCCGGCTACGCGGGCGTGTATATTCCCGACCGTGAAATCAACGGCCTGGCGCGCCACCAGAAGATCGCCAGCATCGGCGTGGCGATCAAGCGCCATGTGGCGCTGCACGGGGTGGGCCTCAACGTCGCCACCCATCTCGATCACTTCGACCTGATCGTGCCGTGCGGCCTGAGCGACATCCAGATGACCAGCATCGAACGCGAGTACCAGTTGCGCGGCCTGGGCGCGGCCCCCGACATGGAAGCGGTGAAACGCGCCGCCGCGCAGGCCTTTACCGAGGTGTTCGCCGACTACGACTGGACGCTGCCCGCCTTGCCGCCCCACCCTGCTCCTCAACCCCTCATCCCCGCCGTGGGAGGCCCCGCATGA
- the lipA gene encoding lipoyl synthase produces MTQNAAPQPPTSSLDQAPEPRFVKNGIYRKGSTPVREQKPAWLKVTIPTGETFKEVRKVVKEHRLHTVCEEAMCPNIGECWSRGTATFMLMGHICTRACRFCAVDTGNPGGRLDLDEPAGVADSVRLMGLKYVVLTSVDRDDLPDGGAYHFAKTVTAIKKVNPDTRVESLTPDFGGNLNCVDLVLESGVDVYAQNIETVRRLTHPVRDIRASYDQTLRVLAHAKQSRPDVITKTSVMLGLGETKEEVVETMRDLREANVDVVTFGQYLRPTMHHLPVERYVTPEEFDEFREIGLSLGFLEVVSGPLVRSSYKAEQIVMDHPRGVPAHLEHLSDTDGLTLL; encoded by the coding sequence ATGACCCAGAACGCCGCACCCCAACCCCCCACCTCCAGCCTCGACCAGGCCCCCGAACCGCGCTTCGTCAAGAACGGCATCTACCGCAAGGGCAGCACCCCGGTGCGCGAGCAGAAACCCGCCTGGCTCAAGGTGACCATTCCCACCGGCGAGACCTTCAAGGAGGTCCGCAAGGTCGTCAAGGAGCACCGCCTGCACACCGTGTGCGAGGAAGCGATGTGCCCCAACATCGGCGAGTGCTGGTCGCGCGGCACCGCCACCTTCATGCTGATGGGCCACATCTGCACCCGCGCCTGCCGCTTCTGCGCGGTGGACACCGGCAACCCCGGCGGGCGCCTCGACCTCGACGAACCGGCCGGTGTGGCCGACAGCGTGCGCCTGATGGGACTGAAGTACGTGGTCCTGACTTCGGTGGACCGTGACGATCTGCCGGACGGCGGCGCCTACCACTTCGCCAAGACTGTCACCGCCATTAAGAAGGTCAATCCCGACACGCGCGTCGAGTCGCTGACCCCGGATTTCGGCGGCAATCTCAACTGCGTGGACCTGGTGCTGGAAAGCGGCGTGGACGTGTACGCCCAGAACATCGAAACGGTGCGCCGCCTGACCCACCCGGTGCGTGACATCCGTGCCAGCTACGACCAGACCCTCAGGGTGCTGGCCCACGCCAAGCAGAGCCGCCCTGACGTGATCACCAAGACCAGCGTGATGCTGGGCCTGGGCGAAACGAAAGAGGAAGTCGTCGAGACGATGCGCGATCTTCGCGAAGCGAACGTGGACGTGGTGACGTTCGGGCAGTACCTGCGCCCCACCATGCACCACCTGCCGGTCGAGCGCTACGTGACGCCCGAGGAGTTCGACGAGTTCCGCGAGATCGGCTTGTCGCTGGGCTTTCTGGAAGTGGTGTCGGGGCCGCTGGTACGCAGCAGCTACAAAGCCGAGCAGATCGTGATGGACCACCCGCGCGGCGTGCCGGCCCACCTGGAGCACCTCAGCGACACTGACGGCCTGACGCTGCTCTGA